From Chloroflexi bacterium ADurb.Bin180:
AGCACCGCCTGGTGGCCCCTGTTGCCGACCCGGCCCGGCAGCGCGTGATGGCCTTTCGCGGCAACGTGGGCTACTGGGTCGACTCTGCCACCGGCGCAGTGCTCGGCTCGCACTCGTTCGACCTGGTCAAGACGCCCGACTGCCGCGTCGGCGACGGTCCTGAGGCCGTGGCCTGGGCCGCCTATGATCCTTCGGACCAGGTGCTCTACATCAGCTACCTCTCCTACGTCTGCACGCCCTGGTACGGCCACACCATCATCTCTTACAATGTGGACACCTGGCAGGAGCTAGGCCGCAGCGGCGCCTACCCCTTCCACGCCGTGGCCGCGGGCGGCTACCTCTACGCGTCGAGCTGGCACCGCTTTGGGGTCGGTTATCTCTGGGCGTGGCTGCATGGTCAGCAGGTCTGGCTGTCCTCCGATTGGAGCAGTCAGCCACTGTTCACGGTGGACCAAACCCGCGGGCGGCTCTATGGCCGCATCGCCGGCAGCCTGGGCGTGTTCGACGCGGCAACGATGGACCTGCTCTACGTGGCTGACTGGCCAGCCGCGGGGTTCTGGCCGGACGACACTGCTCTGCTGGACCACCTCGAAGCGCTGGTCAAGACGCCGGTAGCGGCGCCTGAGCTGATACGCGTTGTGCCCGCGGCGACAGCGGTCGACGGCCTGTGGGCTGTTTCTGGCCCGGAAGGCAAGGTGACCCTCTTTGGGCTATGGGGCAATGACCAGCCGCCTGACGAGTGTTATGCCTTTGCTCAGACCGGCGGCCGGCTGCTGACCAGCCGCGACGACGGCCAAACCTGGCTGTCGATGGGGGTCGGACTGCCGGCCTGCGCTTACGTCTCGGCCCTGGCTGTGTCGCCTGGCTTTGCCAGCGATCACACCGTCTGGGCCGGCGTGGTGGGCACAGGCGTCTTTCGCTCGACGGATGCCGGCGCCACGTGGCGTCCCGCCAGCACTGGCCTTGAAAGCATGGGCGTGCGCCGCCTGTTAGCCATGAACGCCGGGGCAGGGCCTGTCTCGCTGCTGGCCTACGTGGCCACTGGCGGACCATTCGTTTCATCGGCAGGAGCTGGCCCCTGGCGGCCCCTGGTGAGCACCACGTTCACGTCGTATCAGGACGTGGTGGTATCGCCTTCCTGGGCCGCCGATAACACGGGCTTTGCCGTGGCCACAGTAGGCCCCCTGCAGCGGACTCTCGATGGCGGCTCGACCTGGGTGGCGCTCACGGTGGATGCCGACCTGGTGGCCCTTTCGCCCGAGTTCGCCGTTGACCATACGCTGCTGGCTCAGACGCGCGATCATAGCCGCCTGCTCATCTCGCGCGATGGCGGCCAGTCGTGGCAGTCGCAGGGCGCCCCCCCGGCCGGCGGGCGGGTGTTGTGGCTCAGCCTGGCGCCCCTGTTTGACAAGTGGGGCGTGGCCTTTGCGCGCGTTGAAGGGTCCCCGGCGTTGTTCCGCTCCGCTGATGCCGGCCGCACCTGGCACGAGGCTGTACTGTCTTCGGGTGAACACCTGATGCTGCCGGCCGAGGCGACCATCGACCTGACCTATGCCTCTGCCCTGGAGGAGGCCCGGCCGCTGTACCTGCTGGTCACCTGGACCGAGTGGGCCGAGGCGGGCTCTGTCAAGCACGGAACCCTCTATCGCTCGGGCAACGGTGGGCTCGACTGGCACCTGGTGACGCTGCCAGAAGGCCGGTCAGCCAGGTCGTTGGCCCTGTCGCCCGAAAAGAGCACCGCACCGGTGCTGTATATTGGCACGGCGGACGGCCTGGTGCTGCGGTTGACCGACGCCGAGGTGGCCGCGCTCGGCAACTGAGCCGCGAGCTCGTGAGGAGCACGATGAAACCGAAACTCACCTTCTTTTGTGAACTCGAAGCGCAGCCGCTGGCCGCCCTGATGACGAGGCCGGTGCTCGACCGGCTCCGCTCGCTGGATGCCGCGGTGAGCCTGGGGCTGCTCGACCTCTCGCCTGAGCGGGCCAGAGTGGTCAGGCGCCTGAACCGCGCCGGCATCCCGGTGGTCGCCTGGCTGCTCCTGCCCAAGGACGAGGGTTACTGGTTCAACACTGGCAACTACCTGGCCGCCGCGCGGCGCTATGGTGCGTTCTGCG
This genomic window contains:
- a CDS encoding BNR/Asp-box repeat protein; this encodes MRWLRALPWLLILALAGCAARSTPALTPAPGSSPASPSAAPLKQTATLSAPPTGTSAAVPQPTLSPGPTPTPLSGTVAISQVLASDLDHGRLYASGTVDGESRTLLLSAADGTALGAWDTVGPLAIDAEHRRCFVEDASGSLLILDADSGQRIRTVDLPAPVGEHRLVAPVADPARQRVMAFRGNVGYWVDSATGAVLGSHSFDLVKTPDCRVGDGPEAVAWAAYDPSDQVLYISYLSYVCTPWYGHTIISYNVDTWQELGRSGAYPFHAVAAGGYLYASSWHRFGVGYLWAWLHGQQVWLSSDWSSQPLFTVDQTRGRLYGRIAGSLGVFDAATMDLLYVADWPAAGFWPDDTALLDHLEALVKTPVAAPELIRVVPAATAVDGLWAVSGPEGKVTLFGLWGNDQPPDECYAFAQTGGRLLTSRDDGQTWLSMGVGLPACAYVSALAVSPGFASDHTVWAGVVGTGVFRSTDAGATWRPASTGLESMGVRRLLAMNAGAGPVSLLAYVATGGPFVSSAGAGPWRPLVSTTFTSYQDVVVSPSWAADNTGFAVATVGPLQRTLDGGSTWVALTVDADLVALSPEFAVDHTLLAQTRDHSRLLISRDGGQSWQSQGAPPAGGRVLWLSLAPLFDKWGVAFARVEGSPALFRSADAGRTWHEAVLSSGEHLMLPAEATIDLTYASALEEARPLYLLVTWTEWAEAGSVKHGTLYRSGNGGLDWHLVTLPEGRSARSLALSPEKSTAPVLYIGTADGLVLRLTDAEVAALGN